A stretch of Mytilus edulis chromosome 11, xbMytEdul2.2, whole genome shotgun sequence DNA encodes these proteins:
- the LOC139496222 gene encoding N,N'-diacetylchitobiase-like has product MFALRMKRTINWTSMGFLRKLLITIPLLAVCILIFRTQYFKMKSSVAGTGDAIDYETPQGKIDYIAQYLDVRWTVKQNLHTYAKHVLVFKNTGTHTIEDKSWKIYFHHIRIVEPKIDMIDDRYQHNILLGQSGLRVSHVSGLLYNIFPDEDLYKPLKPSEELSVPIMSSHFQLSKTDSFPNWYVTGPNLAPQIIKSTEGEELEFVSSFNHPDQWKRSQEDEHNPYTAKDRYNMSKHSFKDLAKTRKTIIPTPEEVRVSEKFVVFDASEWVILSSVDFPSEVQFLADKLAMKIVQKTDKDKFIQFSKGSPTFHKHIQEQNDEAYELRVDAELQKISITSPTSHGAFNGLQSLLSLIDESVHSKEKSLHDIHIKDRPRFTYRGHMVDLSRNFHGKETIMELLDIMAMYKLNKLHLHLSDDDGWRLQIPQIPELTKLGSNRCHDEKETICLMPSLGSGPHKTSLGSGYYTVKDYQEILKYANRRHIQIIPEIDMPSHMRAALKSITLRQQNRKDEGDLYKMTDSEDGNNYRTAQGFNDNSANPCRQGLYNFIDVVLGTLVSIHKDIQPLTLFHLGGDEVPARAMRDMKCSVNRNDIKQYFIEKIVGNTKFNELSYAVWEDGLLKNNTPYSLKSLGVKERDLYAFVWTEHHKALFKVANAGYKVVNCRGAYLYFDHPYEPDPEERGLYWATRYINTKMVFGFDPFKGIEGYGSLDKPENIVGMQSQLWTELIRTKEQFDYMTYPRLQAMAERAWHRAEWETTADQTEFERDWIKFANSLSYRELPKLDRMHVNYRLPPPGAIIKDGILHVASVFPGLPIEYSVNTGSLPLVWNRVNGGERITETISLRTLSPDGKRHSREVYVRP; this is encoded by the exons ATGTTTGCCTTGAGAATGAAGAGAACCATTAACTGGACGAGCATGGGTTTTCTCCGGAAGTTGTTGATAACTATACCTTTGTTAGCAGTGTGTATACTTATCTTCAGAACAcagtattttaaaatgaaaag ctCTGTAGCCGGGACTGGTGATGCTATAG ATTATGAAACACCACAAGGAAAAATAGACTATATTGCTCAATATCTAGATGTCCGATGGACTGTGAAACAAAATCTACATACGTATGCCAAACATGTGTTAGTTTTCAAAAATACTGGAACACACACTATTGAAGATAAATCatggaaaatatattttcatcacaTTCGGATAGTAGAACCGAAAATTGACATGATTGACGATCGATATCAACATAATATTCTTCTTGGACAATCAGGCTTGAGAGTTTCGCATGTTTCCGGTTTGTTGTATAACATATTTCCAGATGAAGACCTATATAAACCATTGAAACCTTCTGAAGAGTTATCGGTTCCAATAATGTCATCACATTTTCAACTATCTAAAACTGACTCATTTCCAAACTGGTACGTTACCGGGCCTAATTTGGCAccccaaattataaaaagtaccGAGGGAGAAGAATTGGAATTTGTTTCCTCATTTAATCACCCAGATCAGTGGAAGAGAAGTCAAGAAGATGAACACAATCCGTATACTGCGAAAGATCGATACAATATGAGTAAACACAGTTTTAAGGATTTAGCTAAAACGAGGAAAACTATCATACCAACTCCAGAGGAAGTCCGTGTGTCGGAAAAGTTCGTTGTATTTGATGCTTCCGAATGGGTTATATTGAGTTCTGTTGATTTTCCATCCGAAGTTCAGTTTCTAGCTG ATAAACTTGCGATGAAAATTGTACAGAAAACAGATAAAGACAAATTCATTCAGTTTTCAAAAGGATCGCCAACATTCCATAAGCATATCCAAGAACAAAATGATGAAGCCTACGAACTGCGAGTCGATGCCGAGTTACAGAAAATATCTATTACATCACCTACAAGTCATGGGGCATTTAATGGTTTACAGTCATTACTTAGCTTGATAGACGAATCAGTCCATTCCAAAGAGAAGTCTTTACATGATATACATATAAAGGACCGACCAAGGTTTACATATCGAGGTCACATGGTTGACTTGTCCAGAAATTTTCATGGGAAAGAAACAATAATGGAATTACTGGATATAATGGCTATGTACAAACTAAATAAATTACATCTTCATTTGTCAGACGACGACGGGTGGAGATTACAAATTCCTCAGATACCTGAACTGACAAAA CTTGGTTCAAATAGATGTCACGACGAAAAAGAGACTATATGTCTGATGCCGTCACTTGGTTCTGGACCTCATAAAACTAGTCTCGGTTCTGGTTATTATACTGTCAAAGACTATCAAGAAATCCTAAAATATGCCAATCGACGCCATATTCAAATTATACCGGAAATTGATATGCCAAGTCACATGCGCGCTGCACTTAAATCGATTACACTGCGTCAACAAAATCGCAAAGATGAAGGAGACTTGTATAAAATGACAGACAGTGAGGATGGGAACAATTATCGGACTGCTCAAGGCTTCAACGACAACTCTGCGAACCCATGTCGTCAGGGTCTGTATAACTTTATTGATGTAGTCCTAGGAACACTCGTATCCATACACAAGGATATACAACCTTTGACCTTGTTTCACCTTGGAGGCGACGAGGTACCCGCACGTGCGATGAGAGATATGAAATGTTCTGTAAATCGAAATGATATAAAGCAATACTTCATTGAGAAGATTGTTGGCAATACAAAATTCAACGAATTATCGTATGCTGTTTGGGAGGATGGACTTTTGAAAAACAATACACCATATTCTCTGAAAAGTTTAGGTGTAAAagaaag agACTTGTATGCCTTTGTATGGACAGAACATCATAAAGCGTTGTTTAAAGTAGCAAATGCAGGCTACAAG GTAGTTAATTGCCGAGGAGcctatttatattttgatcaTCCTTACGAACCAGATCCAGAGGAAAGAGGTTTATACTGGGCTACTAGATACATCAATACTAAAATGGTATTTGGGTTTGATCCATTCAAAGGCATAGAAGGTTATGGGTCCCTGGACAAACCAGAAAATATTGTAG gCATGCAATCTCAGCTGTGGACTGAATTAATCAGGACAAAGGAACAATTTGACTATATGACATACCCACGTCTACAAGCAATGGCTGAGCGGGCATGGCATAGAGCAGAATGGGAAACAACAGCGGATCAGACAGAGTTTGAAAGGGACTGGATAAAGTTTGCCAACAGTCTTTCATATAGGGAACTCCCTAAATTGGACAGAATGCACGTGAATTATCGTCTACCCCCTCCAGGTGCAAT AATCAAAGACGGGATCTTACATGTAGCCTCTGTGTTCCCTGGACTTCCCATAGAGTATAGTGTCAATACCGGAAGTCTGCCTCTAGTCTGGAACAGGGTAAATGGAGGAGAACGAATTACAGAAACAATTAGTTTACGAACGTT ATCACCTGATGGTAAACGTCACAGCAGAGAGGTCTATGTTCGTCCATAA